TCACCGCGCGCGGGGCGTGGCGCATCGCGACCGGGAATCGCACCGCCTGCAGCAGTGGTATGTCATTCACCCAGTCGCCGATGAACATGGCGGCATCGAGCGGAAAGTGGAGCCGGCGCGCCATCGCGCGGGCGCCGCGCAGCTTCGTGCAGCCGGCGCTGCGGACGAACAGGCCGTGGCATCCGTGGAACGGCGCCTCGGTCAGGTAAACGCTGAGCCCGCCGCCGGCCGCTCCCGGCGCTCGCTGCGCGAGGCGGATGACGCGCCGCGCGGTAGCCGCCAGCTCCGCCCGCCCGCGGGCGGTAAACACGAGGTGGGTCACCCGCCGGAGCGGTGCGTCGCCGAGGCGCCCGACCTGGTCCGACCAGTCGGCGTACTGGATTTCGTCCACCGGCCCGCGCACCTGCGTTGCGCCGCCGGCGAGGACGTAACACGGCCCGCGGCAATCGTGCAGCAGGCGCGCGGCCAGCCGATCGTCGATCGTGGCGCCCTCCACCCAGCGTTGCACGCCGCCGGCGACGTGCACGGCACCGTCCAGACACACCATCGGCAGGCGCAGCGGCGCCAGGCAGCGGGCGGTGATGCGCGGCGCCTTGCCGGTGACGGCGAAGATACTCAACCCGCTCGCCAACAGTGCGCGCAGCGTAACCAGCGTGTCGTCGGTGATGCGCTTGTCGCTGGTCAACAGCGTGCCGTCCATATCAAGTGCCAGGGCGGTGATCTCGCAGCTCGCCATGCGGCGCCGATGTTGTCATGCCGGCTCCCGGCCTGTCGAGTCTGCGTCGACCCGCTGCTCGGCTTCCGGCCGCTTCGGCAGCCTCGATACTCGCCGAGGAATCAATACACGCCGAGGATGGTCAGCCCGCTCCAGCGGGCGGTGTAGGACGCCAGGTCGCCGACCACCTCCTCGTGGTGCACCTGGAGCGTGCCCAGATCGGCCCGCTGCACGGTTCTGCCATGCGCAACGAGCTTGCCGGTCTCCACCACCCCTTTGGAAAGGGTCAGGTGGCGGTTGTCCAGGTTGCCGAAGTAGTACGCGGCAGGATCGCGGCCGGGATCGACCGGCAGCAGGCCGGCTCCCGAGCCGAGGGCCGGGTCTACCGGCACCCATCCAAACCGGTGCAGGTAGAGTTCGGTCCAGTAGTGGGCATGCAGGCGGTCCGGCGACTGCACCAGGTAGCCCGCCACCGGACGCGCCGGCACCGTGGCGGCCCGCAGCAGGGCGGTATACAGCATGGCAAAATCGTACGCGTCGCCGCTGCCGGCGGCCAGCGCGGCCACCGGATCGGCGGCGCGCCGGGCGTCGTACACGAGCCGGCGCAGCAGCCCGTCGTACAGT
This genomic stretch from Spirochaetaceae bacterium harbors:
- a CDS encoding HAD family hydrolase, which encodes MASCEITALALDMDGTLLTSDKRITDDTLVTLRALLASGLSIFAVTGKAPRITARCLAPLRLPMVCLDGAVHVAGGVQRWVEGATIDDRLAARLLHDCRGPCYVLAGGATQVRGPVDEIQYADWSDQVGRLGDAPLRRVTHLVFTARGRAELAATARRVIRLAQRAPGAAGGGLSVYLTEAPFHGCHGLFVRSAGCTKLRGARAMARRLHFPLDAAMFIGDWVNDIPLLQAVRFPVAMRHAPRAVSECARAVTLFGNDDEGVSRFLRAYFAGAAQPAAGRAG